Proteins encoded within one genomic window of Cellulomonas flavigena DSM 20109:
- a CDS encoding ATP-grasp domain-containing protein → MVAKPRRGSASVGVVTAEDVSALQVPGSGDDYIVQQRATGVEVTVDLAVGREGRVLAVVPRRRLEVRGGEVSKGVTVDYPAVISLAREVARRLPGAYGALNVQVFYDAATEDVRVIEINPRFGGGYPLSHHAGANIVDALLRDSRGEDVAELTWSPGTLLLRYDSEVVVSGYDYRSLDD, encoded by the coding sequence GTGGTCGCCAAGCCACGTCGCGGCTCGGCAAGCGTCGGAGTCGTCACGGCGGAGGACGTCAGCGCACTGCAGGTCCCCGGGAGTGGTGACGACTACATCGTGCAACAGCGCGCCACCGGCGTGGAGGTCACCGTTGACCTCGCCGTAGGGCGAGAAGGGCGCGTACTCGCCGTTGTTCCCCGCCGACGGCTCGAGGTTCGCGGTGGCGAGGTCTCGAAGGGCGTCACCGTCGACTACCCCGCAGTTATCTCGCTCGCCCGGGAGGTCGCGCGACGACTTCCCGGAGCGTACGGCGCACTGAACGTTCAGGTCTTCTACGACGCCGCCACCGAGGACGTACGGGTGATCGAGATCAACCCTCGGTTCGGTGGCGGCTACCCCCTGAGCCACCACGCAGGAGCAAACATCGTCGATGCCCTGCTCCGCGACTCCCGCGGGGAGGACGTGGCTGAGCTGACATGGAGCCCGGGAACACTTCTGCTGCGGTATGACAGCGAGGTCGTCGTCAGCGGGTACGACTACAGGAGCCTCGATGACTGA
- a CDS encoding universal stress protein: MMREHEILVGVDGSAAGLHALDWAVAEARTRGAGLRLVVAYSLPSFTAASLDGGYAALDDETIRAGAQAVLDEALAHLRDPGVPVTGRVVTGDAAGVLVEESRHVELAVVGTRGRGGFADRLLGTVSSALPAHGRCPTVVVPLRGADGQPLPDGQTAPLRPVRRIVVGVDGSPPAERALRCAIREAEAWGAELFAVTGVPIASMTGALAWLPSAVDHEQVLSDMSEGLDVVVDRALVDHPGMTVQRRVLDGTGAELLTEFSAATDLVVVGSRGRGGFAGLLLGSTSQAVLHHARCPVMVVTTRGDDAD; encoded by the coding sequence ATGATGCGGGAGCACGAGATCCTCGTGGGGGTCGACGGGTCGGCCGCGGGGCTGCACGCCCTGGACTGGGCGGTCGCCGAGGCCCGGACGCGCGGCGCCGGTCTGCGGCTCGTCGTCGCGTACTCGCTGCCGTCGTTCACCGCGGCCTCGCTCGACGGCGGGTACGCCGCGCTCGACGACGAGACGATCCGCGCCGGGGCGCAGGCCGTCCTCGACGAGGCGCTCGCGCACCTGCGCGACCCCGGCGTCCCGGTGACCGGTCGGGTCGTCACCGGCGACGCCGCCGGCGTGCTCGTCGAGGAGTCGCGGCACGTCGAGCTCGCAGTGGTCGGCACGCGCGGACGCGGCGGGTTCGCCGACCGGCTGCTGGGCACGGTGTCGTCCGCACTGCCCGCGCACGGGCGCTGCCCCACGGTGGTCGTGCCGCTGCGCGGCGCGGACGGTCAGCCGCTCCCCGACGGGCAGACCGCGCCGCTGCGGCCCGTGCGGCGCATCGTCGTCGGTGTCGACGGGTCGCCGCCCGCCGAGCGTGCGCTGCGCTGCGCGATCCGTGAGGCCGAGGCGTGGGGCGCCGAGCTGTTCGCCGTCACGGGCGTGCCGATCGCGTCCATGACGGGCGCGCTCGCGTGGCTGCCGTCCGCGGTCGACCACGAGCAGGTGCTCTCCGACATGTCCGAGGGGCTCGACGTGGTCGTCGACCGCGCCCTCGTCGACCACCCCGGCATGACGGTGCAGCGGCGCGTGCTCGACGGCACGGGCGCCGAGCTGCTCACCGAGTTCTCCGCCGCCACGGACCTCGTCGTGGTCGGCTCGCGCGGGCGCGGCGGGTTCGCCGGGCTGCTCCTGGGCTCGACGAGCCAGGCGGTGCTGCACCATGCGCGGTGCCCGGTGATGGTCGTGACGACGCGCGGCGACGACGCGGACTGA
- a CDS encoding LPXTG cell wall anchor domain-containing protein — MRTYLKACAVAGLVLAASGLAPAASATIVETPATDGCTRDADAYGPELPCGLDLTVLTPICDNDVPKLHYVVTPTGTDRTTVTITWANPSGADVVYTDLPLSGTVPWPGAVTGADGKGADWPGWRLVDGTWVEGDEFDWVRPSVEVGFEVNPSGSAVVAYPPSSPVCLTSPPRTDVLSAGPEPAVAPAAAPAERAEVLSETGSTAGPLALIAGGLVLAGVGGVLAARRRRA, encoded by the coding sequence ATGCGCACGTACCTGAAGGCCTGCGCGGTCGCAGGCCTCGTCCTGGCGGCCTCGGGCCTCGCGCCCGCCGCGTCCGCGACCATCGTCGAGACGCCCGCGACCGACGGGTGCACGCGCGACGCCGACGCGTACGGCCCCGAGCTGCCCTGCGGCCTCGACCTCACGGTCCTCACCCCCATCTGCGACAACGACGTGCCGAAGCTGCACTACGTCGTGACACCGACGGGCACGGACCGCACCACCGTCACCATCACGTGGGCCAACCCGTCCGGCGCGGACGTCGTCTACACGGACCTGCCGCTGTCCGGCACGGTCCCGTGGCCCGGGGCGGTCACGGGCGCCGACGGCAAGGGCGCCGACTGGCCCGGCTGGCGCCTCGTCGACGGCACGTGGGTCGAGGGCGACGAGTTCGACTGGGTGCGCCCGTCCGTCGAGGTCGGCTTCGAGGTCAACCCGAGCGGGTCGGCCGTCGTCGCCTACCCGCCGTCGAGCCCCGTGTGCCTCACCTCGCCGCCGCGGACCGACGTGCTGTCGGCCGGCCCCGAGCCGGCCGTGGCACCCGCCGCGGCGCCCGCGGAGCGCGCCGAGGTCCTGTCGGAGACCGGCTCGACGGCCGGCCCCCTCGCCCTCATCGCCGGGGGACTCGTGCTCGCCGGCGTCGGCGGGGTCCTCGCCGCGCGGCGACGCCGCGCCTGA
- a CDS encoding metal-dependent transcriptional regulator → MSDLIDTTEMYLKTIYELTEEGITPLRARIAERLGHSGPTVSQTVARMERDGLVVVTGDRHLELTEDGLRKAVRVMRKHRLAERLLTDVIGLDWPHVHEEACRWEHVMSERVEKRLAALLDHPHFDPYGNPIPGLDEIGEQSTEVRFLDGVVPLTAPGAAADGTAVVARIAEPLQVDVELLARLADAGVVPGASVTVERTTGTVTVGVAGAGTVLDLPYDVARHVFVGA, encoded by the coding sequence GTGAGCGACCTGATCGACACGACCGAGATGTATCTCAAGACGATCTACGAGCTCACCGAGGAAGGCATCACCCCCCTGCGCGCCCGCATCGCCGAGCGGCTCGGCCACTCGGGCCCCACGGTGTCGCAGACGGTCGCGCGCATGGAGCGCGACGGCCTCGTGGTCGTCACCGGCGACCGGCACCTCGAGCTCACCGAGGACGGCCTGCGCAAGGCCGTGCGCGTCATGCGCAAGCACCGCCTCGCCGAGCGCCTGCTCACCGACGTCATCGGCCTGGACTGGCCGCACGTCCACGAGGAGGCGTGCCGCTGGGAGCACGTCATGAGCGAGCGCGTCGAGAAGCGCCTGGCCGCGCTGCTCGACCACCCGCACTTCGACCCCTACGGCAACCCGATCCCGGGGCTCGACGAGATCGGGGAGCAGAGCACGGAGGTGCGGTTCCTCGACGGCGTCGTGCCGCTGACGGCCCCGGGTGCGGCAGCCGACGGCACCGCCGTCGTCGCGCGCATCGCCGAGCCGCTGCAGGTCGACGTGGAGCTGCTCGCGCGGCTCGCGGACGCCGGTGTGGTGCCGGGCGCGAGCGTGACCGTGGAGCGGACCACGGGGACGGTCACGGTGGGCGTCGCGGGGGCCGGCACGGTGCTCGACCTGCCGTACGACGTGGCCCGCCACGTCTTCGTGGGGGCGTGA
- a CDS encoding MarR family winged helix-turn-helix transcriptional regulator, whose product MSTPPTAAPPAAADLALATELRVTLGRAVRRIKAERGEAGLSDPQFNVLAILLREGPTSPGRLAEHERIAAPAMTRTVGCLADAGLVRKQEHPTDGRQVVVSLTEHGEAEVAETRRRRDAWLATRLAGLDDDERATLTAAADILRRITAS is encoded by the coding sequence GTGTCCACGCCCCCCACCGCCGCGCCCCCCGCCGCCGCCGACCTCGCCCTCGCCACCGAGCTGCGCGTGACCCTCGGCCGGGCGGTCCGGCGCATCAAGGCCGAACGTGGCGAGGCCGGGCTCTCGGACCCCCAGTTCAACGTGCTCGCGATCCTGCTGCGCGAGGGCCCCACCAGCCCCGGCCGCCTCGCCGAGCACGAGCGCATCGCCGCCCCCGCCATGACGCGCACCGTCGGCTGCCTCGCCGACGCGGGGCTCGTCCGCAAGCAGGAGCACCCCACCGACGGCCGCCAGGTCGTCGTCAGCCTCACCGAGCACGGCGAGGCCGAGGTCGCCGAGACCCGCCGCCGCCGCGACGCCTGGCTCGCCACCCGCCTCGCCGGCCTCGACGACGACGAGCGCGCCACCCTCACCGCCGCCGCCGACATCCTCAGGAGGATCACCGCGTCGTGA
- a CDS encoding MFS transporter — translation MSATFSSLSIRNYRLWFAGALVANVGTWMQRVAQDWLVLTDLTDESGVAVGITTALQFAPALLLSAWAGLLADRFDRRKLLLATQVAQGVLAAGLGALVLSGHAELWHVYVFAGLLGAVTAIDAPVRQTFVAELVPQSRLSNAVGLNSASFNAARLVGPGLAGLLIAAVGSGWVFVINAATFAATIVSLTLMRRSELHTMPHASRAKGQIREGIAYVRNRSDILVIMVVVCVVSTFGLNFQLTSALMARTEFGKGAQEYGVLGSVLAIGSLTGALLAARRERPRVRLVIGSAFGFGVATGVMALMPTYTSFAVACIPVGLASLTMMTAANTSIQMTTDPQMRGRVMSLYMMVFLGATPVGSPVVGWIGETFGARWSIGVGSISALLVSVGAALWARKHWDVRVRYRVARRPYVEVLYPADRAAAAAGTAAAAGEQDAGPESERVRAQGAADAQHAA, via the coding sequence GTGAGCGCCACCTTCTCCTCGCTCTCCATCCGCAACTACCGCCTGTGGTTCGCGGGCGCCCTCGTCGCCAACGTCGGCACGTGGATGCAGCGCGTCGCGCAGGACTGGCTGGTGCTCACCGACCTCACCGACGAGTCCGGCGTGGCCGTCGGCATCACCACCGCCCTGCAGTTCGCCCCCGCCCTGCTGCTGTCCGCGTGGGCCGGGCTGCTCGCCGACCGCTTCGACCGCCGCAAGCTGCTCCTCGCCACCCAGGTCGCGCAGGGCGTGCTCGCCGCGGGCCTCGGCGCGCTCGTGCTCTCCGGCCACGCCGAGCTGTGGCACGTGTACGTCTTCGCCGGGCTCCTCGGCGCCGTCACGGCCATCGACGCGCCCGTCCGCCAGACCTTCGTCGCCGAGCTCGTGCCGCAGAGCCGCCTGTCCAACGCCGTGGGCCTCAACAGCGCGTCCTTCAACGCCGCGCGCCTCGTCGGCCCCGGCCTCGCGGGCCTGCTCATCGCGGCCGTCGGCAGCGGCTGGGTCTTCGTCATCAACGCCGCGACGTTCGCCGCGACGATCGTGTCCCTGACGCTCATGCGGCGCAGCGAGCTGCACACCATGCCGCACGCGTCACGCGCCAAGGGCCAGATCCGCGAGGGCATCGCCTACGTCCGCAACCGCTCGGACATCCTCGTCATCATGGTCGTCGTCTGCGTCGTGTCGACCTTCGGCCTGAACTTCCAGCTCACCAGCGCGCTGATGGCCCGCACCGAGTTCGGCAAGGGCGCGCAGGAGTACGGCGTGCTCGGCTCCGTCCTGGCGATCGGGTCCCTGACGGGTGCGCTGCTCGCCGCGCGCCGCGAGCGGCCGCGCGTGCGCCTCGTCATCGGCTCCGCCTTCGGGTTCGGTGTCGCGACGGGCGTCATGGCCCTCATGCCCACCTACACGTCGTTCGCCGTCGCCTGCATCCCCGTGGGCCTGGCGTCGCTGACGATGATGACCGCCGCCAACACCAGCATCCAGATGACCACCGACCCGCAGATGCGCGGGCGCGTCATGTCCCTCTACATGATGGTGTTCCTCGGTGCGACGCCCGTCGGGTCGCCCGTCGTCGGGTGGATCGGCGAGACGTTCGGCGCCCGCTGGTCCATCGGCGTCGGCTCGATCTCCGCGCTGCTCGTCTCGGTGGGTGCCGCGCTGTGGGCGCGCAAGCACTGGGACGTGCGCGTGCGGTACCGCGTCGCGCGGCGCCCCTACGTCGAGGTGCTGTACCCCGCGGACCGTGCGGCGGCCGCGGCCGGCACGGCGGCCGCGGCGGGGGAGCAGGACGCCGGGCCGGAGTCCGAGCGCGTCCGTGCGCAGGGCGCGGCCGACGCGCAGCACGCGGCCTGA
- a CDS encoding C40 family peptidase, producing the protein MSESTNKARHRAARRPSTPLTELATAASEQMGTVGRRSAVVAASSGLMVSMIAAPGYAADRDSAPVLAAVDTSALAASARAVLNTSPVVAAPAEAVFTVDAPVITAEKPAPPPEVQRSTRAASRTAERAASTASAAVASNPIPQSVAGNAVLEVAARYVGVPYVYGGTTPDGFDCSGFTSYVYAQLGITLPRTSSAQRNAGTVVSRADAQPGDIIWSPGHIGIYAGGNQMIDSPRPGKTVQFRTIWQSNPTFIRIG; encoded by the coding sequence TTGTCCGAGAGCACCAACAAGGCGCGTCACCGCGCCGCACGGCGTCCCTCGACGCCGCTGACCGAGCTGGCCACCGCTGCATCGGAGCAGATGGGCACCGTCGGTCGCCGGTCCGCCGTCGTCGCAGCGTCGTCCGGGCTGATGGTCTCCATGATCGCCGCCCCCGGCTATGCCGCCGACCGCGACAGCGCACCCGTGCTGGCCGCCGTCGACACCTCCGCGCTCGCGGCCTCCGCCCGCGCGGTCCTCAACACCTCGCCCGTCGTGGCCGCGCCGGCCGAGGCCGTCTTCACGGTCGACGCCCCGGTGATCACCGCCGAGAAGCCCGCCCCGCCGCCGGAGGTGCAGCGCTCCACGCGAGCCGCCTCCCGCACGGCCGAGCGCGCCGCCTCGACGGCGTCCGCTGCCGTCGCGAGCAACCCGATCCCGCAGTCGGTCGCCGGCAACGCGGTCCTCGAGGTCGCGGCCCGCTACGTGGGCGTCCCGTACGTCTACGGCGGCACCACGCCCGACGGCTTCGACTGCTCCGGCTTCACGTCCTACGTGTACGCCCAGCTCGGCATCACGCTGCCGCGCACGTCGTCCGCGCAGCGCAACGCCGGCACCGTGGTCTCCCGCGCCGACGCGCAGCCCGGCGACATCATCTGGAGCCCCGGCCACATCGGCATCTACGCCGGTGGCAACCAGATGATCGACTCGCCCCGCCCGGGCAAGACGGTCCAGTTCCGGACCATCTGGCAGAGCAACCCGACCTTCATCCGGATCGGCTGA
- a CDS encoding HNH endonuclease codes for MTTATDQAAHHDTERAAVPSRTLLLNASGDPLCIVTLHRAVVLVMTGKATVLESDGRVLHSSRFEMPAPVVLVLTRYVHVPHRRPVPPTRRTVLQRDDHRCAYCGGGADTVDHVQPRSRGGRHEWGNVVAACRRCNHRKADRTLHELGWELPFRPRAPRWSMTVGGAAGRADPAWSRYLVA; via the coding sequence CTGACGACCGCCACCGACCAGGCCGCCCACCACGACACCGAGCGCGCCGCGGTGCCGTCACGCACGCTGCTGCTCAACGCCAGCGGTGACCCGCTGTGCATCGTCACGCTGCACCGCGCCGTCGTCCTCGTCATGACCGGCAAGGCGACCGTCCTGGAGTCCGACGGCCGCGTGCTGCACTCGTCGCGCTTCGAGATGCCTGCCCCCGTCGTCCTCGTGCTCACGCGCTACGTGCACGTGCCGCACCGCCGGCCCGTGCCGCCGACGCGCCGCACCGTCCTGCAGCGCGACGACCACCGCTGCGCCTACTGCGGCGGGGGAGCCGACACGGTCGACCACGTGCAGCCGCGCTCCCGCGGCGGGCGCCACGAGTGGGGCAACGTCGTGGCCGCGTGCCGCCGGTGCAACCACCGCAAGGCCGACCGCACGCTGCACGAGCTGGGGTGGGAGCTGCCGTTCCGCCCGCGGGCACCGCGGTGGTCCATGACGGTCGGCGGGGCCGCCGGGCGCGCCGACCCGGCGTGGTCCCGCTACCTGGTCGCCTGA
- a CDS encoding DUF4012 domain-containing protein, with amino-acid sequence MEQTGSVGASSGRDDAGTTPPPADPATDLATDLVTDPAADPAPGAPWRRVALRVALAVLALLLVLVAWVGLRAWQAANALQEARAWLDGVELDARGFETVGKDLTGLQASTSRAASAASDPLWRAAEGLPWAGDQLEAVRVVATSLDAVVTDALPAVTDLRALLDGGVRDEDGPFDVQALRRVATRVETAAATAATARADVDTLDPDALVGRLAGPVREVQDALAHIDGTLAPAAGIAPALPGMLGADGPRTYLVLALNTAELRAAGGIVGTVIAVRADAGALSIVDRKATLDLWALKDPVLPLTDEELAAWGPRLGRWVQNSVLTPDFPRTAELVAARWAHDGGGEVDGVIATDTLAVGELIGATGPVPDPDGGTLEADRLVDALLRQPYIKHADPALADAYFGDVAENVMDAIGEGRGDPEDLLSAARRTVDERRVRIWSAHPDEQERIAATVAGGAYTSSDLFADEPGLFLDDATQGKVGAYLTTDVTFRDARCTGPDPSVDVVLRLDYRPPPAVAMLGVFVTGVPGPDVPLGTLLTHVSVWSTVGGPPLPVTRDGQPATGEVERVAGRTVLQLPSRLAPGQSEEYVVTVPLHDGAVTLWTTPTLTAPGSAGYTCP; translated from the coding sequence GTGGAGCAGACGGGGTCGGTGGGGGCGTCGTCCGGGCGTGACGACGCCGGGACGACGCCCCCACCGGCCGACCCCGCGACCGATCTCGCGACCGACCTCGTGACCGACCCCGCGGCGGACCCCGCGCCCGGCGCCCCCTGGCGGCGCGTGGCCCTGCGCGTCGCGCTCGCGGTGCTCGCGCTCCTCCTCGTCCTGGTGGCGTGGGTCGGCCTGCGCGCGTGGCAGGCCGCCAACGCGCTGCAGGAGGCGCGCGCGTGGCTCGACGGGGTCGAGCTCGACGCCCGCGGGTTCGAGACCGTCGGCAAGGACCTCACCGGCCTTCAGGCGTCCACCTCCCGTGCCGCGTCCGCGGCGTCCGACCCGCTCTGGCGTGCGGCCGAGGGGCTGCCGTGGGCCGGTGACCAGCTCGAGGCCGTGCGCGTCGTCGCGACGTCCCTCGACGCCGTCGTCACCGACGCGCTGCCCGCCGTCACCGACCTGCGGGCGCTGCTCGACGGCGGCGTGCGCGACGAGGACGGGCCGTTCGACGTCCAGGCCTTGCGGCGCGTCGCCACGCGCGTGGAGACCGCCGCCGCCACCGCCGCCACCGCGCGCGCCGACGTCGACACCCTCGACCCCGACGCGCTCGTCGGTCGCCTCGCGGGGCCCGTGCGCGAGGTGCAGGACGCGCTCGCGCACATCGACGGCACGCTGGCCCCGGCCGCCGGGATCGCACCCGCGCTGCCCGGCATGCTCGGCGCCGACGGCCCACGCACCTACCTCGTCCTCGCGCTCAACACGGCCGAGCTGCGCGCCGCCGGCGGCATCGTCGGCACGGTCATCGCGGTCCGTGCCGACGCGGGCGCCCTGAGCATCGTCGACCGCAAGGCCACCCTCGACCTGTGGGCGCTGAAGGACCCCGTCCTGCCCCTCACCGACGAGGAGCTCGCGGCGTGGGGCCCGCGCCTGGGCCGGTGGGTCCAGAACTCCGTGCTGACGCCCGACTTCCCGCGCACCGCGGAGCTGGTCGCCGCACGCTGGGCGCACGACGGCGGGGGCGAGGTCGACGGCGTCATCGCCACCGACACGCTCGCGGTGGGCGAGCTCATCGGTGCCACGGGCCCCGTGCCCGACCCCGACGGCGGCACGCTGGAGGCCGACCGCCTCGTCGACGCGCTGCTGCGCCAGCCCTACATCAAGCACGCGGACCCCGCGCTCGCCGACGCGTACTTCGGCGACGTCGCGGAGAACGTCATGGACGCGATCGGCGAGGGCCGGGGCGACCCGGAGGACCTGCTGAGCGCGGCGCGTCGCACGGTCGACGAGCGGCGCGTGCGGATCTGGTCCGCCCACCCCGACGAGCAGGAGCGGATCGCGGCGACCGTCGCGGGCGGTGCGTACACGTCGTCCGACCTGTTCGCCGACGAGCCGGGCCTGTTCCTCGACGACGCGACCCAGGGCAAGGTCGGCGCCTACCTCACCACCGACGTCACGTTCCGCGACGCGCGCTGCACCGGGCCGGACCCGAGCGTGGACGTCGTGCTGCGCCTCGACTACCGCCCGCCGCCCGCCGTCGCGATGCTCGGCGTGTTCGTCACCGGCGTCCCCGGACCCGACGTGCCGCTCGGCACGCTGCTCACCCACGTGTCCGTCTGGTCGACCGTCGGGGGCCCGCCGCTGCCCGTCACGCGCGACGGGCAGCCCGCGACCGGTGAGGTGGAGCGCGTGGCCGGGCGCACCGTGCTGCAGCTGCCGTCCCGGCTCGCGCCCGGGCAGTCCGAGGAGTACGTCGTCACCGTGCCCCTGCACGACGGCGCCGTCACGCTGTGGACCACGCCGACGCTGACGGCCCCCGGCTCGGCCGGCTACACCTGCCCCTGA
- a CDS encoding Lrp/AsnC family transcriptional regulator: MDPERLDPLDQAILRVLADDARATFAQVGEAVSLSAPAVKRRVDRLRERGVIRGFTVRLDPAALGWHTEAFVEIFCQGSTSPATMRAAVERYAEVVSASTVTGDVDLVVQVRARDMRHLEEVVERLAAEPFVARTRSTIVLSALVRRPEALPAPDA, translated from the coding sequence ATGGACCCCGAGCGCCTCGACCCCCTCGACCAGGCGATCCTGCGTGTCCTCGCCGACGACGCACGAGCGACGTTCGCACAGGTCGGCGAGGCCGTGTCGTTGTCCGCGCCGGCCGTGAAGCGGCGCGTGGACCGGCTGCGCGAGCGCGGTGTGATCCGCGGCTTCACGGTCCGCCTGGACCCGGCGGCCCTCGGCTGGCACACGGAGGCGTTCGTCGAGATCTTCTGCCAGGGCTCGACCAGCCCGGCGACCATGCGCGCGGCGGTCGAGCGCTACGCCGAGGTCGTCTCGGCCAGCACGGTGACGGGCGACGTGGACCTCGTCGTGCAGGTCCGCGCGCGGGACATGCGGCACCTCGAGGAGGTCGTCGAGCGGCTCGCGGCCGAGCCGTTCGTGGCACGCACGCGCTCGACCATCGTGCTGTCGGCGCTCGTGCGGCGCCCCGAGGCGCTGCCCGCGCCCGACGCGTGA
- the serC gene encoding phosphoserine transaminase, which yields MPDADAIARLTIPADLLPRDGRFGSGPSKVRAAQVDALAAVGTSLLGTSHRQAPVRDLVGRVRAGLTELFDAPDGYEVVLGNGGSTVFWDVATLCLVRDRAAHARFGEFGAKFAAATTRAPFLRASEVVTAPAGQVALPSPTDDVDLYAWPHNETSTGVIAPVRRVPGSREAGALVVVDGTSAAGGTTLDVGETDVYYFAPQKSFASDGGLWLALASPEAVERAARIEGAGRWVPESLSFTTAVTNSRANQTLNTPALATLLLLAEQVDWILAQGGLAWAAQRTAESSGHLYGWAESREWATPFVTDPELRSPVVGTVDLAPEIDAPTVSAVLRRHGVVDVDPYRKLGRNQLRVGMYPAVDPDDVLALTACVDHVVQRLG from the coding sequence GTGCCCGACGCCGACGCCATCGCCCGCCTGACGATCCCCGCCGACCTGCTGCCCCGCGACGGGCGGTTCGGGTCCGGCCCGTCCAAGGTGCGCGCGGCCCAGGTCGACGCCCTGGCCGCCGTGGGCACGTCCCTGCTGGGCACGTCGCACCGGCAGGCGCCGGTGCGTGACCTCGTCGGGCGCGTGCGCGCGGGCCTCACGGAGCTGTTCGACGCCCCCGACGGGTACGAGGTCGTGCTGGGCAACGGCGGTTCCACCGTCTTCTGGGACGTCGCGACGCTGTGCCTGGTGCGGGACCGCGCGGCGCACGCGCGCTTCGGGGAGTTCGGCGCCAAGTTCGCGGCGGCGACGACGCGGGCGCCGTTCCTGCGGGCCTCGGAGGTCGTGACCGCGCCGGCCGGCCAGGTGGCCCTGCCGTCACCGACGGACGACGTCGACCTGTACGCGTGGCCGCACAACGAGACGTCGACGGGCGTGATCGCGCCCGTGCGCCGCGTGCCGGGCTCGCGCGAGGCCGGTGCGCTCGTGGTCGTCGACGGCACGTCCGCCGCGGGTGGCACGACGCTGGACGTCGGCGAGACCGACGTCTACTACTTCGCGCCGCAGAAGTCCTTCGCCTCCGACGGCGGCCTGTGGCTGGCGCTCGCGTCGCCGGAGGCCGTCGAGCGGGCCGCGCGCATCGAGGGTGCGGGCCGCTGGGTGCCGGAGTCCCTGTCCTTCACGACGGCCGTGACGAACTCGCGCGCGAACCAGACGCTCAACACCCCGGCGCTCGCGACCCTGCTGCTGCTGGCCGAGCAGGTCGACTGGATCCTCGCGCAGGGCGGCCTGGCGTGGGCGGCGCAGCGCACCGCCGAGTCGTCGGGGCACCTGTACGGGTGGGCCGAGAGCCGCGAGTGGGCCACGCCGTTCGTCACGGACCCCGAGCTGCGCTCCCCCGTGGTCGGCACGGTCGACCTGGCACCGGAGATCGACGCGCCGACCGTCTCGGCGGTGCTGCGCCGCCACGGCGTGGTCGACGTCGACCCGTACCGCAAGCTGGGCCGCAACCAGCTGCGCGTCGGCATGTACCCGGCGGTCGACCCGGACGACGTGCTGGCGCTGACGGCGTGCGTCGACCACGTCGTGCAGCGTCTGGGCTGA